A single Numenius arquata chromosome 1, bNumArq3.hap1.1, whole genome shotgun sequence DNA region contains:
- the LOC141464364 gene encoding phosphatidylinositol 3,4,5-trisphosphate 3-phosphatase TPTE2-like: MTTVKYEQGAELTEGSSSPTAEEPTVKIDDGRDEENEPDSCSSAIRRRISPFVMSFGFRVFGVVLIIVDIIVVIVDLAISEKKGVREILEGVSLAIALFFLIDVLLRVFVEGFRNYFRSKLNILDAFIVVGTLLINMTYSFSDLAAADQIPRMVTFLRVLRIVILIRIFRLASQKKQLEVVTRRMVSENKRRYMKDGFDLDLTYITDRIIAMSFPSSGKQSFYRNPIEEVARFLDTKHADHYKVYNLCSEKGYDPKYFHYRVERIFIDDHNVPALQDMLKFTASVREWMSQDEKNIIAIHCKGGKGRTGTMVCTWLIDSDQFESAKESLDYFGERRTDRSTSTKFQGVETPSQSRYVGYYEILKNKYNLKLPPERQLKIKNLKIHSIHGVGKGNGTDMKVQIIVKKQVVLECVCASQGNCKLFFDSESNSVVIGLEDSPVISGDVKVRFESHSDLPKGYDDCPFFFWFNTSFIENNRLYLPRNELDNPHKSKTWKVYSETFAVEVNFIEP, encoded by the exons TGCAATTAGGAGAAGAATTTCCCCATTTGTGATGTCATTTGGATTCAG agtATTTGGAGTCGTACTTATCATTGTGGACATTATAGTTGTGATTGTGGATCTGGCTATCAGTGAGAAGAAGGGTGTTAGAGAGATTCTTGAAGGTGTTTCCCTGGCAATAGCACTCTTCTTTCTCATCGATGTTCTCCTGAGGGTGTTTGTTGAAGG GTTCAGGAACTATTTCCGGTCTAAACTGAATATTTTGGATGCATTCATAGTGGTGGGCACTCTGTTAATTAACATGACGTACTCCTTCTCAGACCTTGCTGCAGCAGATCAGATACCGAG AATGGTTACTTTCCTCCGAGTTCTGAGAATTGTCATCTTAATAAGAATATTTCGCCTGGCTTCACAAAAGAAGCAACTTGAAGTGGTGACCAGGAGAATG gtcTCTGAAAACAAAAGGCGTTATATGAAAGATGGCTTTGATCTGGATCTCACTTACATTACTG ATCGCATTATTGCAATGTCATTTCCATCTTCTGGGAAGCAGTCTTTCTACAGGAACCCTATAGAG GAAGTTGCAAGATTTTTGGACACCAAACATGCAGACCACTATAAAGTCTACAATCTCTGCA GTGAGAAAGGCTATGACCCCAAGTACTTTCACTACAGAGTGGAAAGGATCTTTATTGATGACCACAATGTCCCAGCGCTACA AGACATGCTGAAATTCACTGCCAGTGTCCGTGAATGGATGAGTCAAGATGAAAAGAACATCATAGCAATTCATTGTAAAGGAGGCAAAG GCAGGACTGGAACAATGGTCTGTACCTGGCTCATAGACAGTGACCAGTTTGAGAGTGCAAAG GAAAGTTTGGACTACTTTGGGGAGAGAAGAACTGATAGAAGCACAAGTACCAAGTTTCAAGGAGTTGAAACTCCATCCCAG AGTAGGTATGTTGGGTATTATGAGATCCTGAAAAACAAGTATAACTTGAAACTCCCACCAGAGAGACAACTCAaaataaaaaacctcaaaatccACTCTATACATG GAGTTGGGAAGGGCAATGGAACTGATATGAAGGTGCAGATAATAGTGAAGAAGCAAGTTGTACTGGAATGTGTATGTGCCAGTCAAGGAAACTGCAAG CTCTTCTTTGATTCTGAAAGTAACTCTGTAGTCATTGGTTTGGAAGACAGCCCTGTTATAAGCGGTGATGTGAAAGTCCGATTTGAATCACATTCT GATCTCCCAAAAGGCTATGATGACTGCCCATTCTTCTTCTGGTTCAACACTTCCTTTATTGAAAATAACAG ACTCTACCTTCCCAGGAATGAGTTGGATAACCCTCACAAGTCTAAAACATGGAAAGTCTATAGTGAGACATTTGCTGTGGAGGTGAACTTTATTGAACCATAA
- the SLC25A15 gene encoding mitochondrial ornithine transporter 1 has product MRINSAIQAAIDLTAGAAGGTACVVTGQPFDTAKVKMQTFPDMYKGIVDCFVKTYKQVGFRGFYKGTTPALVANIAENSVLFMCYGFCQQIVRKIVGVDRKTKLSDLQNAAAGSFASAFATLVLCPTELVKCRLQAMHEMQLSGKIIQGHNTVWSVVKGVIQKDGPLGFYRGLSSTLLREVPGYFFFFGGYELSRTFFASGRSKDELGPIPLLLSGGFGGSCLWIAVYPVDCVKSRIQVLSMAGKQTGFMGTFVTVVRTEGVLALYSGLKPTMIRAFLANGALFLAYEYSRKLMMKQVDSY; this is encoded by the exons ATGAGGATCAACTCAGCTATTCAGGCTGCTATTGACctcacagcaggagctgcag GTGGGACAGCATGCGTGGTGACTGGCCAGCCCTTTGACACTGCCAAGGTGAAGATGCAGACGTTCCCTGACATGTACAAAGGAATTGTTGACTGCTTTGTGAAAACCTATAAGCAAGTGGGGTTTCGAGGCTTCTACAAGGGAACCACACCAGCACTTGTAGCCAACATCGCGGAGAACTCCGTTCTGTTCATGTGCTATGGATTTTGCCAACAAATTGTAAGAAAAATTGTTGGAGTTGACAGGAAAACAAAGCTCAG TGATCTGCAGAACGCAGCTGCAGGCTCCTTTGCCTCTGCCTTTGCCACCCTTGTCCTCTGTCCCACAGAGCTGGTGAAGTGCCGGCTGCAGGCCATGCACGAAATGCAGTTGTCAGGAAAGATAATCCAGGGACACAA TACAGTTTGGTCAGTAGTGAAGGGTGTTATTCAAAAGGATGGTCCCCTTGGATTTTACCGTGGCCTGTCAAGCACTTTGCTGCGGGAAGTTCCAggctatttcttcttctttggaggatatGAGCTGAGCCGGACGTTCTTTGCCTCTGGGAGATCAAAAGATGAATTAG gtCCCATTCCTTTGCTACTAagtggtggttttgggggcagCTGTCTGTGGATTGCTGTGTATCCGGTGGACTGTGTCAAATCCAGAATTCAGGTTCTTTCAATGGCTGGAAAACAGACAGGCTTTATGGGAACATTTGTAACTGTTGTGAGAACTGAAG GTGTACTTGCCTTGTATTCTGGACTAAAGCCAACTATGATCCGTGCATTCCTGGCCAATGGGGCACTGTTCCTTGCCTACGAGTACAGCCGGAAACTTATGATGAAACAAGTAGATTCTTACTGA